CAGAGCTGCACTATAAGATGGAAACATAGCATGCAATAGTAATTAACAAGTTATAGTGATCAAGTCTAAACGAATGGAGAACATAAGCTAAGCTTCTATTCATCCTAAGAAGTGATGGAAAGTGATTTCCCCCTTATTTTTATATTCCTGTATCCCTTTCTCTCTCCCCTACCAAATAAAGAGAAGGGAAGAGAGCTTTCATTCCATTTACCTTCCCTAACTTTCTTTTCCTGCAACCACAAGGATTCCCAGAACAGGGCATTAAACTCGAAATCGAGCATCAGGAaatgaattttaatataaaaaaattgagCTCTCAGGAGATAAATATAAATACCTTGTGAGACGCCCGCAGATAGCATCCGATCCATATTATCAATACGGCGTTGTATAGATTTTAGGAGAGAGTTCAATGAAGAAACTCTCTTTCTAACTCCTGAAATCTTCGCAGCATGCTGCATAATGAAGAGCAAGGGTGCATCTTCTAACAACTGATCAAGTTCTAATACCATTCACAGACAACAAAAATTTTATCTTTTATATACATATACAAGACATTTTACAATAAATAGTTAACCCAGAAAATATTTCCACATGGAAGATAATATAATTACCTCGGGTTAGACGATCTAAGGCAGAATTAAGTTGGTCTTGGCTTTTGAGAGTGTCTTGAGCTTTAGAATCGAAATCCCTTATAAGACTGGCAAGCATTGTAGATAAACCCTTGGCTAATGCATCGCTGCTCTTGTTGATTTCGTTTTCAGTGTTGGGCTTAGATTGGTGATCTTCAGGGTTGATTTCACAGGGATCCTTATTTCCATTAGATGAAACTGGAGGGTCTATTTGAACAGAAACAGAGATGCTACTTTTGTCGTTGGGATCGAACGGATCTTCTGGAGTCTCCATTCTCAAGGGGGATTTCGAGCATCGGAGTGAGGAAGCAAAGGCGTGACAGGCGTTCAAGCGAGAAGAAATTAGAAGACTCCAATGGGCCAAAGAACCCATTTAACAGTTTCATTGGATCTAAACAAGGCCCATATTAATTTTCGTACGAGCCGAACAGCCGAAAAAAATGCAAGGACGAAAATAACCTTCAACTTCAAGCGTGGGGCTAGGGCGGATTAGGGTTTCTTGTCAGCTATAAATATCAGAGAGAGGCCCTTAATATTTTCCGTCTTAAAACTTGGATTAGAAACTCTGGTTCATTCCAGAGGAGCGGCTGAGCAGGGTGAGACAAGCAGATCCGGAGAGCTTGACACAGGATGAGAGCTAAGGTACGTGTGGCTTGAATTGTTGATATTGGTTTTAATGGTTTGCGTTGTATCTTGTTGTTTAAATGCTTATATTGGCCTGGTTAATTTTGGGTGTTTTCTAGATTTTGAACACTTTTTGATAATATGATGGAGGAGAAGTTAGTGTGTAACGTATGCTATATTTTACTTAACAAAAAACCTATGGAAATTGTATCTAACTTAGATGGAATTGGAGATGGTCATTACTATTATTCCTTTTGTGATCGCTGGTTATGAATTTTTTGTTTGCATTTCTTCATTAAGTGAGGGAACGAAAAGGGAATGATGGAGTTGATTTGTGGCAACTTTTGCTTATTGTGTATTTGTGATCACTTTGCTGGTTTGTATACAAGTTCAGAAAAATCAAcgcattatgttgagaaatattgtttTAGGCTGAAGGATATCTAGCAAATTTGTTTCCATTGTTTGTTATGTTTAAATGGTTCCGTATTGGATGCATGGTTCTTCTTCCATCCCGTGGAGATATTGTTTAGTGATTACTGGAGGGTTTCCTAGATATTTGATTTCTTATCTTTAGAGATTTATATAGTCCAGTGTGTGATGGGTTCTGATTCTTTCAATCATGTTTTTTTAATTACTTATTGATTGGTATCATATTTTACATTTTTCTTGATGTTTGAGGTAATGTTAAACTTACTTGAAAACTGTCATGAAAGATTACATTTTCTTGTGTAGCTGAAAATTTTGTGTTGTTTTATCTCAGTGTATTGGGTTTGTTCTTCAAGCCTATTGTTAATGTATAATGATGGCAATTACTTttgtttaaattgttttaatCTTAACTTTTTTATAATAAAAGGATAATGTATTATTACTTGTACATTTCAGTGGAAGAAGAAGCGAATGAGGAGATTGAAGAGGAAGCGCAGAAAGATGAGGCAGAGATCCAAGTAGGTGTGCGGACTGGGACAAGATGGAGTTCTCTCCTGATATCAAACAGCTTTTGCTGCTTGATAGCTTGCTGAAGGGTGTTTGACAGGGAAAGCTTCGCTTGTTTTCTGTCTTTTAGTTTTAGTTTTAGCAAAGTTTTATTGAGACTACTGTTCTTCAAGTTGCTGGATTATATGTTTTGAGTTGTATTGGATTTGATGTTTAGGTATGCTTCTAAATTGATGATGAAACTTCTTAAAATGTTTTATGCGCTATGATGTGATGCCTAAATAGAATTTTCTGTTCTATTATGTGTCCATGTAAATGCAGTTGGGCAAACTAGATTTGGTGAGGGTGGGTTTGGAAACTCATCGGATTgtttgattaaaattaattttgaattagatcaaaattaaattaaaactagtCGATTTAGTTTTGAGTCAAAATCAATCTATATTAAAATAAGGATAAATTATTACTGAATTCTTTAGTTTGTCAAAATttgcataatttttatttttttaatttcaattaaatatatttatattttataaaatcatCCTCTTTAATCTCTCTGTTAAAGAATTAGTCAACTTGTTTTGGCTTTAAATGTTTATACTATTTAGTCTTTGTAGTTATAAGACTAAATGTGTTGCCTATGTTTTATTTAACATTATTAAAATGTGAGGATTTAATAATAAtttgtttaaaaatattttttttaaattgaattgcTAAATTTAATCACAACAGTAATTGATTAATAATCAGTCTAGTTTCGATCTCCTGATTTTTGAACCTAAATCCTCCGGAATTAAATCGCTTTAGTTTATGATAATGGAAAATTTTCTCACTTGTGACTGGAGTTTGTCAAGAATTTGCCGCTGAATTTTGTAGCCACCGTTTCTACACCATCTTGTTTCTGAACTAGTGGATGACTGGTTGCAATACAACATGAAGAAGTAAGCGTGTAGAATAGTAAATGTGTCACACCAGTCTCTAACATATAGAGATTGATGTAACCTGAAAAATTGACAGGGCTTTTTCAAAATCTATAGCTAAATGAACATGTGAAGCTTGTTAAAATATATCTCGCATATAAAACAAGGCTCCATGCCCATCAAACATATTTAAATACATAACTACAAATGCATCCTCTTTGTGAGGATCAAAAGAGAATATTTACAATTCAAACTTCTAGCTGTCTATACATATGTTCAGCAAACTATAACAAAATAAACATCCAAAAGAAGCATATTAGCCCTACCTCTACTATACTCTATAGTTGGTGAAGTGGAAGAGAGGACAAGACTGAAAGAGAGGCTGCTATTGATGGAATCAACAAAAGAATTTGAAACATTAAAAATTAAGAGAGTGAATACAACTACTCAGTGAGcggataaataaataacaaatgGAGAACAGATAAGGTTTTGGTACTTAATAGTATCAATTCTGTTGTATTAAAATAGGTCAGctgaataaatatcatttaatctaGATCATATAGCTGAGCTAAAATACAATTCATGCTGTAACAATGTTgctgaaataaatatattaaaataacgaAATTTGCAATATCCTCATACATTCGTAGTATGCTTCCTGTAGATAATGCTGACATCTCAGACGCAATAATAAATTATGGTAGCCTGAGAGCAATGCTGGCATCTTGGGCTCTATGATGATAAGAATAACCCAAGAGCAATAAATATACTAGTCATACGCATGTGTAAAGCTACCCCGAAAGGGAGCTACCCCCAAAGGGTGACCACCAGATATACACCCAAAAGGCTATATGTATATCAAGCATTGTCCCAAAGACAGTATAAATATACACTGAGCTGAAATTAAATCACCCGTCATCAAGGTGTTATCTATTCAGTGCATATATTGAGTGCATTCGGCAATTTATTCAGCTGTAattataaatttcattttattcaaTAATAAAACATGAAAATTATCATTTTCTATTCCCATttacataattaaaattaagaataatATAAATAACTTACAGTTAATAAAATACCAGAGTTATATATTTATCCACTCACCTGTACTAAATACAGATCGAGGCTCAGACCGTTGGAGCACCCCTAGTATCTACTATAGGAGCTGGATCTTCTCCTAAAGTTAAAGAAAGTAAAGTGCATTAAGGAAGGATATTTAAATTCTAGAATGAGGATGGTGAGATGTAAATGCATGATTGGCgtacgatttttttttttttttttttttaagaaaaccaGCAGCACTTCAGCATAATCCGAACGTTCCCCAAAATTTCAACAGCTCAACAAGCCCTCAACCATTTACCACATATCACAAATAACTTTAAAACATCTTTCCAAAACCTCCACAAAATAATATACTATATTCCACCAtttcttcatttatttttcctcCTCCCTTTAATATATATTTCTTTCTCCTTTAACATTTCATGCCAAAATTCATTTCCTTTACTACATCAAAATTCTTGCTAATTTGAAtacaattaatctccattaataacTTCACAATAATCACATCATACTTTAAATACTTCATTATCCACCTAGCATTTATGATATAAAACTTAAATCTATCCCTCCACTCATAAATTTTCCTATGTCTAACAACACTTGAAATTTTTCACTAGCTTATAACTTCCAATGATACTAAAGATATAATATTtaactctatttttttttctatgtacacaacatactaaatttCTTACATGTTTCTAGTTAAGATTTAATACATCCAACAATTGTCAAACCATTAGTAACTTGACCATCCATCCCAAATTTACTCATTCATAATATTTCCATTCACTTCCCTTATAATTCCTACCAATTCTATTCTTTAAAATAGAATTTtgaaacataataataataacttcaaTCCCTCAACTCATTCTTAAAAAAATATacctaaattgaaattaaattaatgttAAGCTTACTCAACAAATCCTAGGACATATATATGAAATTTCTTTATTCTCAACCAAATATTTAGGACTTAAAGAACCTAAATTAAATTCTCATAATTGAAAACTAATTCTTAATATTCACCTCTTAAAAATACCTAATACATATGTATATGTATTATAGCTATGAATTTCCTTGAAATTAATCCATAGAAACCCTTACTTCAATATCAATTTTACCACAAATCTTTATCCTAAACTTGCCTCCCTCAATTTCTTTTTCCATAGAAATCACAACTAAATAATAAGGGAAGTTAATTTAAGCTTAATATTTcacaagaaaaagaggaagaaggaCTTACCTATTGAAACTTAATTTGTGCTATTATGGGAAGAAATGAGTTTTAGCTAAGGTTTTTAGGGATTTATGGGTGTAATTGAGTGATTTGGATGTAAAAGAAAGGATGAGGAAGAAGTTTTGGTTGAAGATGGAGGGATCAAAGTGAAATTTGGCTATGGAGTGTGTGAATTTCTTCTACCTCGTTCTGCTACCCGACTACCCTGTTCTGTTttgttcttttatatatatatatatatatacacaaatgCTAGGGTTATGTTCTATGGGTTGGGCTACTTGGATACCACTTGGCTGGGCCTTACAATTCCCTCTCCTTAAAAAAAATTTCGTCATCGAAATTCACATACCTGGCAGCGCAAACAAATGTGGGTACTGAGCCCACATATCCTCTTTtctttcccaagtagcttcttttcTGGAATGATTGCCCTAACGAACCTTGACTAATGGAACCACTATGTTCCTCAAAACTTTCCTTTCTCTGTCAATGATCTCCActagttcttcctcatatgttaaATAttctctcaactcaataggttgcTTCTAGAGAATATGAGAGGGATCACTTCTGTATCTTCTTAACATGTATACATAAAAAACATCATGAATCTGTGATAACTCTGGAGGCAAGGCTAAACAATAAGCAACTGGTCTGATCCTATCTATAATCTCATAAGGCCCTATAAACCGAGGACTTAACTTTCCACGCTTACCAAAGCGTACAGTTCCCTTCCAAGGAGAAATCTTTAAGAATACCTTATCACCAACattgtactcaatatctcttctcttcaaatctgcataactcttttgcCTATCTTGTGCTGCTTTTAACCTACTCTTTATCATTTGGATTTTATCCATAGTTTGTTGTACCATTTCTGGACCCTCTAGTTTTGTTTCCCCTACTTCAGTCCAACACACCGGGGTTCTACATCTCCttccatataatgcttcataagGAGCCATGCCGATACTAGcgtggtagctgttattataagcaaattcCATCAAAGAtacatacttctcccaacttcccttaaactccATTACACATGCCCTAAGCATGTCTTCCAAAGTTTGAATAGTTCGTTCAGATtgaccatctgtctgtggatggaagtACTAAACACTTTAGTCCCTAAAACATTCTGCAAACTAGGCCAATATCAAGATGTAAACTTTGGATCTCTATTTGAAACAATGGAAACTGGAGCACCAtggagtctcacaatctcattgatATAAATCTTTGCTAACTTATCCAAAGAAAAATCCATCTTGACAGGTAAAAAGTGTGCTgatttagtcaatctatcaattATTACCCAAACTGTATCATGCCCACATGGAGTGCGAGATAATCCATAAACAAAATCTATAgtaatatgctcccacttccattctggaatAGGAAGTGGTTGTAACTTCCCCGCTGGATACTGATGCTCTGTCTTAACTTGTTGGCATACCAAGCACCTTGAAATAAATTCTACTATTCCCTTCTTCATACTTGGCCACCAATAATTTTCTCTAAGATCCCGATACATCTTAGTGCTACTCGGATGCATAGAATAGGCAGAACAGTGAGCATCTTCCATGATCTCTCTTTTTAGGTTTTCCACATTAGGTACACATAACCTACCATCAAACATTAAAGTCCCATCTTCACTAAGTGAAAAATCTGTACGAGTGTCATTTCTCACCTCATTGATGATCTTGTTTAATTGCTCATCTTGGCTTTGAGCTTCTCTAACCCTTTCCACCAATACTGGTCTAACTTTGAGAGTTGCTAACAATGCCCCTGAATTATCCACTGCTAACTTTGCTCTTAGAGATCAAAACTCCAACAATAATGGAAATCTAACTGTTTTAACATATGCCAAATTATCAAGGAACTTTCGACTAAGGGCATCAGCTACCACATTAGCCTTGCCTGGATGATATtcaatggtgcaatcatagtccttaagTAATTCGATTTATtttctttacctcaaattcaattctttctgtgTGAGGAGATATTTTAAGCTTTTATTATCTGTATAAATCTAACAAGTCTCACCATAAAGGTAATGCCTCCATGTCTTCAAGGCAAAAACCACTGCAACTAATTCTAGGTCATAAGTAGGATAATTTACTTCATGTGGTCTAagttgcctagaagcataagctaTCACCTTCCCATGTTGCATCAGAACACAACCTAACCCCTTGCGGGAAGCATCACTATACACAACAAATCTGCCTACTCCTGAAGGTGGAGTAAGAACTAGAGCTGAAGTTAAACATGTCTTAAGCTTCTCAAAACTCTCTTGGCATTCTGCTGTCcattcaaactttgcattctttctAAGCAGTTTcgtcaatggtgctgcaatgatGGAGAAATCTTGGACGAAACCCCTATAGTACCCTGCTAGTCCCAAGAAACTCCTAACCTCTGTAACATTAGTTGGAGGATCCCATTTGACTACTACTTCAGTCTTCTTAGGATCAACAAATACTCCCTCTGCTGAAATAACATGTCCTAAGAATATGACTCTATCAAGCCAGAACTCACATTTACTCAACTTGGCCTACAATTGCTTGCTTCTTAAAGTTTGTAATACAATCTTCAAATGCTCCTTATGTTCTTCCTTACTatgagaatacaccaaaatatcatcgataaaaataataacaaagttgTCCAAATAGGGTTTGAACACCCTATTCATgaggtccataaaagcagctggtgcattggttaacccgaaaggcataacaagaaactcataatgcccataacgAGTTTTGAAAGCTATCTTAGATACATCTGACTCCTTGAtcttcaattgatgatacccagactgtaaatcaatcttggaaaacaccTTAGCACCTTGGAGTTGATCAaagagatcatcaatgcgaggcaaaggATACTTATTTCGCACTTTGACTCAATTTAGCTGCCTATAATCGATACATTACCTTAGAGTGCCAtcatttttcttcacaaataaaacaggagctccccaaggtgatacactaggccttataaagcccttatcaagcaattcttgcaattgtacttttaaCTCTCTCAATTCTGCTACAGCCATCCTATATGGTGCCATTGAAATAGGGGCTGTACCAGGATTCAAATCAATGGAGAACTCAATCTCCCTATTAGGAGGTAATCCAAGAAGTTCATTAGGGAAAACATTAGGAAACTCACACAAAACTAGAATGTCCTCTAACTTAGGCACTTTTAGGGTAGTATCAATCACATGAGCTAAGTATGCTTGACAACCCTTCCTAAGCATCTTCCTGGTAGTCATAGCAGAAATCACAGAAGAAAGAAGAGAATATCCTTCTCCATAAAACCTAAACTTGGGCCCCCTAGGGCAATCAAACATCACTGTCTTCTCAAAACAATCTACTGTGGCATGGTGGCAggataaccaatccatgcccaggaTAACATGAATATCCTGGAGATGTAAAGGAATCAAGTCTACTAGTAACTCATGATCGCCCAATTTAACAACACAATCCTTGTACACATGCTCACATATAATAGAATTTCCAACTGATGTCCCCACAACTAATCCACAATCTAGAGGTTTCAATTCTCTATCAGCATGCATAGAAAATGATTGAGACACAAAGGAATGAGTGGACCCAGGGTCTATAAGAATGCATGCATCTCTACTAAATATGGTTAACATATCCGTCACAACTTCTGGAGATGCTCTTGCCTCCTGTTGTGTCATAGCAAAAACTCTAGCTTGAGTGTGAGATTGTGTTGTGGATTTAGACTGAGCTGATGAAGTTGCCCCAGTAGTCTCACTTTCACTAGGTCTCATTGTAGGTTTACCTCGTATTGATGTTGTACCAATCTGTGGATTCTGAGGTGTAACCGATCCATAACCAGAACCACTATCTTTAGTCACAGGTAAAGGGCAATCCCTCTTAAAGTGTCCTAGAGCACCACACTCAAAGCAACCTCGATCAAACCTCCTACACTCCCCATCATGGTACTTACCATAAGTGGCACACTAAGGAAAAGTTCTCTTCTTCTGTTCAAACCCAGAATTGTCTCCTTGTCCCTCTCTCTGTCTCTGTGCCCTAAAGGAACTACCCACTGACTGTGCCACTGAACCTTGACTAGCTTGAAATCGAGCAGGCTGCTGTCCTGTACTCATATAAGAACCCTTACCACTGCCACCATAATCAGTTCTAGACTGAGATGAACTACCCCCTCTTTTAGCTAGTCTCTCCCTAAACCCTTGTGAAGAACTTTGCCCATGCTTCCTACTCATTTTCTACTCATATTCTTTCTCTTCTTGTCTCACTTTTTCAATGTTCAAAGCTGCTTCCACTAATTCACGAAAATTACTACCTCTGAACCAAGTCATGGAAGATCTAATGCCAACATGTAAACCTTGCCTGATCCTATCACATTTAGCTTCTTTAGAAGATAAGATGTCTGAAACAAAACCATAAAGATCTTCAAACTGATTAACATGCTCCCTTACTGAGAGACTACCCTGAAATAACCTGAAGAAGGCATCTTACTTTCCTTTTTTATAACTTTATGTCAGATACTCTTGGCGAAACTCAATCCCAAATTTGTCCCAAGTCAAATCAGCTCCAATTCTGTGACGTATACCATCAAACCAACTATCTGCCTTACCCTGTAACAACCCATGTATATTATCCATCCTATCTTCATTTGTCAATTTCATCAAATTAAATACTTTTATAACTCTCTTTAACCATTTATCTGCAACATCAACATAAGAAGAACCCTCAAAGTTATAAGCCCCCAAACGTCTAGCACAATCCACTACCTCCCATGGATCTTTCGGTTTAGCTGTGACAGCTGCTGTAACTACCTGTGCCACAAATGCACCAAGATTTGTATTCAACTGAAAAGGAATAGCTGGTGCTTCAGGTGGAATAGGAGGTGCATCTGTAGGTGCAATAGGCAATGCACCTGTAGGTGGAACAGGCGGTGCAACTGTAGCTACAGGTGGAATAGGCGGTGGTGGTGCAGTTGGATATGCCCCTGATACTATATCGTGAGAAATAGTAACATCATGTTCATCTCCACCCTCAGGTAACTCCTAGTCTGCCACCTCTTATGGAGGTGCTGGTGCTGCTATAGGATCCCTATGAGGTTGGCCAATATCAGCTAATCGAACTCTACGAACACTACCGCCATAGTTGGCACCACGGCCTctactataacacccctatatgcatagcctgatatatttcactgtttcaatGACCCATGTCGGTCtgaataattaagaggattagaaccacatttaagatacCTAGAAAatccctgaatgaaaataaatagtgattaccagatagttaagtataaataaaaaaaataaagcataaaaagttaaataagtcaggggtcacagcgatgggtgaccttactggaaagtgactgcgaagtcagtcctaaccctaatttggaacgggaaattatgataccgcagtcctaaggactattgtgaaggtagtggaaaagagaaaatcacagaaaagggttgataagtaggtcagggttccgaaagaaataccgaattatttgcaaactgggtcaaaccggtgagaggcaatttggtcaattcacccctagaggtgactcctgacctaactgtacaataaaatcagagaaataaaaatttcggaatagagaatgaaattaaagaagaatggaaaatttaaaggaaaaagaagaaagaaaaggaaacgaTTTATTACATCATCAAAGTTACCTcactatgacatcataattcaatttttaattaatggaaatttttgaccaagtcaaatacacttaataaagacataaaaataaaagaaaatcaaaAGAATTAATTCACCTTCTTCCTCACCAAAAGTGGTCGGCACCCTAAACTTTTCTCTCTCTCCAtactttcctccattaacaagctttttaagcttgaataacttgGTTTTGTCCCATAAATTCCAACCCTAAACCCTCAAAAACTCTTAATTCACCATAGACAAGAAGATTGAAAGACTAAGAGAAGGAGAAAGAAggagaaattgaggaaaagaAAGAGCACATAAGAGGTTAGTGATTAAACTTGAATTTTGTTGTTTAATTTCCATGTTTTTAGTTAAGTTAACTTAGAATTAGAGTGAAAATTCAAACAAAACCATTATGGGGGACTAAGTGGGATTTTTGGCCAGCCTTAAGGGGAATAGAAATTGCttgaatttgatggaattaaagtgttagagaagttggattaagtgtatagatgttgattacatactttaatttcattaattgaatgaattgtgtaaattagggttcttgagttcttgaaattgggagaaaaattataggaaatggtcaattgatgcaattgaccctaattaaggttaaaaatggtcaattgggaccaattgtgatgtgttggaatgagtggaaacaaaatacaattcggattggttaggggtcccaatctgacagtttgacctaggtccctttcagggaccaaaactaaaatttgacgaatccaattggtgtgaggtcaattgggaatgaaaatagacacataatgacacaattttcatatagaaactatgcccagaaaataaCATTaatatagtgaacaattaggtcaaatctgggtaatatgcactgccactgtacaaaaatgtccAAATaaaagtatttgttcatttggccataagttggcctaaacaggtccaaatgacctgatttttgtggaattggaaagctatgacatagaaatacaactttcatgaagaataataACCCAAATTCTTCctataaccaagtcattttgccactcaaaattagttgtccaaaactgccagaaccaataaagtgcctagaattctgggttaaaaACTAATTCGGGCAGCCTTAGaagaatgaccatatcttgggttacaaaactccaaatggagtgattcaaaaagagaattaaagataagacaacaaggaacaacttttatgaagaacacttagccaaatttccacaatAACTAGACCAATGTAACAGTGCAAAacaagggatcaaaactgaaaaatggcaatttctcttaggagagttagaaattgaaatgacaacctaaaccaacaaattaggcacccaaaatgtagtatgtgagtgtaattggaatttacatacctattaagcataagaaagtcaacattttgacttgaataatgccataaatagtaaccccgaaatgtaaattttaaagaacgtgatttaagcatattaggactaaaatttagtaaacatgaatttatttattggatttattataagttgtgatactgaaacactgtaaattgtgtatttcaattaaaaagaatactgagaagggaaaggaaacatcgagtcaaggcaaagaggagactcgtatgaggtttgtgcacaacataaaaattatttttaaattttcttttgcaatttgtgtgaaatgaattgtgacttaattgtattgaaaattgtgattgaaaagaacaatatgcttttgacctaaattgttgaaaaaataaattgtatgtgtatgattgacaatttttaatatttagaaaattatttaaatagtttgaaaatatagtgtcatgaccaaatgtttgaatgcctcactaggttgactagtgggagaaattagttttgtattccctctctagttgaagtgttgaggtgtgtgccagtagaggaagaaatttgaatgagtacccatagattgagctagctagccttggtattcctcataagcctttggctgttGAGATGAATAATATATTGATGGCATGACATAACTGTGTGAATttctaaaaattatttagtgACT
Above is a genomic segment from Hevea brasiliensis isolate MT/VB/25A 57/8 chromosome 17, ASM3005281v1, whole genome shotgun sequence containing:
- the LOC110661243 gene encoding uncharacterized protein LOC110661243 isoform X2; amino-acid sequence: MGSLAHWSLLISSRLNACHAFASSLRCSKSPLRMETPEDPFDPNDKSSISVSVQIDPPVSSNGNKDPCEINPEDHQSKPNTENEINKSSDALAKGLSTMLASLIRDFDSKAQDTLKSQDQLNSALDRLTRELDQLLEDAPLLFIMQHAAKISGVRKRVSSLNSLLKSIQRRIDNMDRMLSAGVSQGKES
- the LOC110661243 gene encoding uncharacterized protein LOC110661243 isoform X1, whose product is MGSLAHWSLLISSRLNACHAFASSLRCSKSPLRMETPEDPFDPNDKSSISVSVQIDPPVSSNGNKDPCEINPEDHQSKPNTENEINKSSDALAKGLSTMLASLIRDFDSKAQDTLKSQDQLNSALDRLTRELDQLLEDAPLLFIMQHAAKISGVRKRVSSLNSLLKSIQRRIDNMDRMLSAGVSQVKDC